CTTCGATCTGAACACGGTCGCGCACGGCCTGCTGCATACTGGCATCAAAGATAACATACTGCGCTTTCCCCCGCGCTTTTGCCTGATACATCGCGATATCCGCATCGCGAAGCATCTCGTCAGCCGTCCGGTACTTCAGGTCGCTGCAAACAATTCCAATGCTGGCCGAGGACTGGACAACCTGGCCGTTCAGGTCATACGGCTCACCACAGACATCCAGCAATCGCTGCGCGAGGCAAACGGCATCTCGGGGGCTCCGGATGTCTTCAGCAAGCACAACAAATTCATCGCCTCCGAGGCGAGCTACGGTTGCCGCACTTGTTTCAACGGTGATCTCATCTGTGGACCGGACATGCCGGCGTAGTCGGACGGCGATTTCCTTCAGCAGCAAGTCGCCAACATCATGACCAAGACTGTCGTTGACCAGCTTGAATCGGTCGAAGTCCAGGAACATCAGCGCGAACTGACGGCTGTTATTTCGCCGAAAGTGATTCATGGCCGTCAACAGACGTTCGTGAAAGAGCGAACGATTGGCAAGGCCGGTTAGCTGATCCAGCCGGGCAGCTTTCATCAAGTCCGTTTCGTAACGTTTGCGAGCCGTGATATCTGTTGCGTTGAACTTAACCGCTTCGCGAGGTCCCTACATTAGCGCGTGGCGTTAATTAAGGTGGCGTCTTCGTTACACTGTCGTACTTAAACATCGTGATATAACGAAGTTCCAGGTCGCCTGGATTGTCCAGGTCGCAACGGGCCTCCTGGTTGGCCAGGTTGCAGCGATGTGCCAGGTTGTGAGCATGTTCCAGGTTGCAGGCGCTGTGCGGGCGTGTGATGGTCCGGAGCGGCGTTTCCTCTGCGTCCGCCGTGATTCCGACAGTCCCCGGTCAGAACGTAAGAGATGCTGAGTGAAAGAACACGCCGCTCGTCTGTGTCCGGAATCGTCCGGGCTCACGGTTGTGTTCTGTTCTGCTTTTCACTCAGGGGAGACTCGCATGACACCGTGGCAGAATCGCGTCACTGCGCTGACTCAGCGGATGGCCGATGATATGCGACTGCGGAATTACTCGCAGAAGACCATCGACGCCTACACGTACCACGTTGGCCGGTTCGCACAGTTTCTGGACCATTCGCCGGAGTCGGCATCCGCCGAAGACGTGCGATCGTTTCAACTGCACCTGATCGAGCAGCGGAAAGTCAGCTGGAGTTCGTTCAATCAGGCGGTTTGCGGGCTACGGTTTTTGTTTCGAACCACGTATCCCCGCGACTGGGTTGTCTCGATGGTCCCGTTCGGCAAGCGTCCGAAACGGTTGCCGCAGGTACTGAGCGGGGAAGAAGTCTCACAGTTGATCGCATGCGTCCCGAACAGGAAACATCGCACGTTTCTGCTGACGCTGTACTCGACCGGAATGCGTCTCAGCGAAGCGGCCCGCCTGAAGATCGGCGACATCGAGAGCCAGCGGATGCAGCTTCGCATCGCCTCGGGCAAGGGCGGGAAGGAGCGTCGCGTGCCGCTGTCACCGCGTCTGCTGAGCGAACTCCGGGAGTACTGGAGAGAATACCGTCCTGCGGACTATCTGTTTCCGGGCAGGACACCCGACGTTCCGTTCGCATCGACCACGATTCAGAAAGTGTGCAAGGCGGCCGCCGCTCAGGCCGGCATCGTACGCGATGTCACGCCCCACACGCTGCGCCACAGTTTCGCGACTCATCTGCTGGAAGCGGGCGTCGACCTGCTGACGATCAGCCGACTGCTGGGTCACGCCAGCTTCAGCACGACGATGAAGTATCTGCATGTGCGTCAACTGCACCTGAACAGCGTTCCGTCACCGGCCGACTGGCTTCCCGTGCGGCAGCTTCCCGGCTGGGAACAGGCTCGGACGAACTCACAGCGTTCGAGTCCGCCGGTGACCCGGCCAGGGACGAATCCGGGATCGTCGACCGATCCGGGCGGCAGAGTGGTCCACGGGTCATCGACATCCTTCGACGGCACGCGGCCGGGTTCATAGCGGCGAATGCATCGGCCGCGTGTCCGCACGTGCAGAGCACGCTGGCGAAGATCTCGCTGTGCCGAACACCGCCTCTGGGAGCATCCTGGCACTGGTGTGCGAACTGCGGCACGGGAGTCCGCATTCCCAATTCGTGCGGTGATCGCCACTGCCCGCAGTGCCGGGGTGCTCAGCGAGTGACATGGGTCGACACCATGCGGCCGCTGCTGGTGCCGGGCGTCGATTGCTATCAGGTGGTGTTCACGATTCCCG
This is a stretch of genomic DNA from Planctomycetaceae bacterium. It encodes these proteins:
- a CDS encoding site-specific integrase, yielding MTPWQNRVTALTQRMADDMRLRNYSQKTIDAYTYHVGRFAQFLDHSPESASAEDVRSFQLHLIEQRKVSWSSFNQAVCGLRFLFRTTYPRDWVVSMVPFGKRPKRLPQVLSGEEVSQLIACVPNRKHRTFLLTLYSTGMRLSEAARLKIGDIESQRMQLRIASGKGGKERRVPLSPRLLSELREYWREYRPADYLFPGRTPDVPFASTTIQKVCKAAAAQAGIVRDVTPHTLRHSFATHLLEAGVDLLTISRLLGHASFSTTMKYLHVRQLHLNSVPSPADWLPVRQLPGWEQARTNSQRSSPPVTRPGTNPGSSTDPGGRVVHGSSTSFDGTRPGS